Within the Thalassotalea ponticola genome, the region CCAATAACTGCTGCTTCTCTTGAGTTAAGCTGCGGTATTGATGGTAATAGTTTTGTACTTTCTCTAGCTGAGGCTGGTTAGAGGCAAATGCGTCCAGTAACTGACGTTGCTCACTTGCCTTTAACAATAATTGGTGGTCGTGTTGACCGTGAATATTAATCAGCTTTTCGCCAAGCTGTTTTAATTGCGCTAGAGGCACTGGGTTGCCATTAATAAATCCTTTTGAGCGTCCTTCTTTACTGATCACTCGGCGAATAATACACTCGCCATCTTGCTCTAATTCGCAGTGTTTGAGCCATTTTTGTACAGCCGTTAATTTGCCTATATCAAAGCTTGCGCTGATTTCTGTTTTATCGCAGCCAGCACGCACCGTATTGGTTGTTGCTCGATCGCCTAAACACAGCCCCAATGCATCGATGGCAATGGATTTACCCGCCCCTGTTTCACCGGTAATGGTTGTCATACCGCGGTGCCAGTCGATTTCAACAAAGCTGACAATGGCAAAGTTTTTAATAGCAAGATTGGTAAGCATAAACGACACTCATTTATCGACATGTTTCACTGTGTATCGGTATTTTTTTGAGCTTTAGATACACAAAAATAAAACACTGTTAATTTATACAGTAAAATTAACAGTGTTTTTTCAATAATGCAAGTGTGTTTTTTCAACAGATATCAAGGTGAGATCTCGACGGGCTTACCGCAACGTTCAACAGTCCCTAGTACACTTTGTTGCCCCAACCGAGCTTAGTGCGCAATACGTTAAAGTAATCGTGATCTAGGGGGTGAACTAGGCGCAATGTGTACTTGCTTTTTTTAATGTGAATTTCATCACCCGGCATGGCGGCCAAGATTACGTGTCCATCACAACTGACTTGCAGTTCTTCGTGATTTTTTTCGCCAATGACAATTTTTATATGACTGTCGCCATCTACCACTATAGGGCGGGATGACAGGGTGTGGGGAAACATAGGCACCAAACTTAATGCGTTCAATGTTGGGGTCATAATGGGGCCACCTGCTGACATCGAATAGGCTGTTGATCCGGTTGGCGTAGAAATAATAATACCGTCGCTGCGCTGTGAAAACATAAAGGTGTCATCGAGATACACCGCGAACTCCATCATGCTAGCTACTTTGCCGGGGTGCAAAACCGCCTCATTCATCGCGGCGTTGGCGCTTTTTAACTGGCCGTGGCGATACACTTCGGCAAACAGTAGACTGCGGTGTTCGGTATTGGAGTTTCCGGCTAAAATCTGATTTAGCGGCTCGATCACGTTATCGGGGGATAAGTCGGTTAAAAAACCGAGGTTACCGCGGTTGACGCCGATAACGGCAATGTCGTGGTTTGCCAATACCCGGGCTGCACCTAACATGTAGCCGTCACCGCCAACTACAATGGCCAACTGCGCTTGCTTACCGATATCGACAATATCAAAGGTAATGGATTTATCGAAATTGAGCTGTTCACTCACTTTGGTCTCAACCATTACCTGATACCCAAGATCAGTTAAGTGCTCATGCAGTGTATTAATGGTGGCTAGAGCGCCGTCGTGATTGGGTTTTCCAATTAACCCTATTGTTTTATATAACCTGCTCATCAAGTGGCTCGTATAATGGGGAGCTAAATTTAGCAATCGATAATGGCAGTTTTACCAAGAAATTATTGAAAGTAAAGCTTAGCGGCTAATTTTAGTTAAAATTTAGGCTTGAAAGCGTATATAATGCCCCCATAAACAGTTACGTTAAAGTCGGTAACGTCTGGGGAAACTGATCACCTCAGGCTAAGATATTGTGGAGTTATCTATGACCAATGAGTCACATAAACCTGAACAGCAAGAACATATTGAAGAGCCAGTAGTAGCGCAAGAAACCGAGCAAGTGGTAGAAGAGGTTACTGCTCAACAAGGCAACGATGAGACAGATTCAGTTGATGATCAAGCCGACGTTGAATCTTTAACCGAAGAACAACAGCGCATTATTGAGTTAGAGCAAAAGCTGGCCACGGCATTGGCGACTGTCGACGACCAAAAAGACAGTGTTATTCGCGCTAAAGCAGAGATGGATAATATTCGTCGTCGCAGTGCACAAGAAGTGGATAAAGCGAAAAAATTCGCTTTAGAAAAGTTTGCCGCTGAGATGTTGACTGTTGTTGATAATCTTGAGCGCGGTTTAGCAACCATTAACGCGGACGATGAAAACCAAAAAGCAACCTACGAAGGCGTTAACCTGACCTTGCAAGGTTTGTTGTCAGGCTTAGACAAGTTTGGTGTTAAGGCGATTGATCCGCAAGACCAACCGTTTAACCCTGAGCAACATCAAGCAATGTCGATGCAGCCAGTTGAAGGCGTTGAAGCCAACACGGTTGTAGCGGTGATGCAGAAGGGTTATGAGCTAAACGGTCGTTTAATTCGTCCTGCCATGGTTATGGTCTCTAAATAAAACCAGTTGGTTTAAGGTACAAAGCGCGGCGTTATCGCTATCAAACGCGACTCTGAGCAGTAACAAGCTTTTCCCATAAGCTTTTACACTGACGCTTTTACCTAGTGCTATTTTCAATGAAAACGCTCGCAGCTATGCGGGCGTTTTTTTGTGTGTTTTTTATTTTATAGGGATAGGAGATGAGCCGGTCTGACTCGTTTTGAGCAGAGTAACCTTTCTGACAAATGTTATAAATACGCGTACAGAGTGAATAACGGCGTTTCGAGCTAATAAAAAAGCCTGCTTTTAAGGCAGGCTTTTACTTTTACTAGTGACGCTATAACGTCATTTATTTAGCGTTTAGGGTCACGTTTATCGTTCAATATCAATCCGCTGCCAATCATCATCACTGGTAAGGCGAACCGATCTCACCTTGGCACCTTGCGTTGGTACATTGGTATACTCAACATTGACTTGATTAATTTGTCCAGGCCATACATCTTGCAGTGCACGCATACTGATGTAAATTGCGGTTAAGTCTTCGGGTTGGGCGATTTCTTGATACACCCAAAAAAACTTGCCTTCAACTTCAAAGCCGACTTCGCCTAACGCCAGCATTTGCTGGTGTTGATTTAACAAGCGAAACTGCTTTTGAATGTAGTTGGCAAACCGTTGTTGGCTCTCTTTGTCGGCAACTAAATCAGCAGGCGAGCCAAGGATATCGGCAATCGCATGCTCGGCGTCGTGCAGATAAAAGCGATGCGACACTTCAATATGGTGGTTTCTGTCGTTAAACAAAATACTGGTATAAGCCTGCTTTTGCTGATGTGCACGGGTGGTTGTGCATATCAAACAGAATACAAGCGCCAGCAGAGTTAACAGCGATGTTGGCAAAGGCGATTGTTTGAACATGGTTTACTTTTTAAATACCTTAGTTTCGGGCTCTGTCAGCTCTGTTTTGCTGTCGTGCATGATGTCACGGTATTCCATTTTCTTCGACTTTTCTTTCTTGAATGCTTCAACGCGCGATTCAATAATGCGACGAGGGAAGTGGTTGTTATGTACATCAACATCAGCAGTTTCCCAGTGTGGGTCAACGGTTACAGACGCTAACTGTTTGCCTTTTTCAGTGACAATTAACTTGCTCACCGATTTCGGCGAACGACGCCAAATTTCAGCTGGAATGTGCATCGATTCAACGCTGCCATCTTGGTATGTTAGCTCAAGTAAAATTGGCATAACCAAACCGCCTAGGTTAGAGAAGTTAATCACGTAATAGTTCTTATCTTCTTTTACGGCACGAGCAAAGGCTTCGCGCTCCCACGGCTCAAGGCTGTTTAACATTTCCTTGTATTCGTTGCGCTCTTTGTTGGTTACCGTCCAGCGATCGTTGTCATCGTGGAAATCGCGCACGTCAGGGTTTAACTCTAACCATGTTTTGATGCCTTCTTGCTCGTTGCGATCAACGTGCAATGAACTCGGCTTGTTCAGCTCTTCTTGACGACGACGGTCAAAGTCGATATCTGGATTTTTAGTATCTAAACGCAGCTTGTATACGTTGTCTACAGAGATATCAACGTGATCTGTGGTGTAGAACCAACCATACCAGAACCAATCTAAGTCAACACCAGATGCTTCTTCCATGGTACGGAAAAAGTCAGATGGGGTAGGGCGTTTGTTTTTCCAACGCTGTGAGTATTCGCGAAAGGCAAAATCGAATAAATCACGACCTAAGATAACTTCGCGCAAAATGTTTAACGCAGCTGCTGGCTTAGTGTAGGCATTAGGGCCTAAGCGCAACACGCTATCTGACTGGGTCATAACCGGTACTTGTACGTCAGATTTCATGTAGTCAACGATATCGCGAGGTTCAACGCCCCATGGAATTGTAGGATCCCACTCACGACCAGCCACACCGTCTAAAAAGCTGTTCAAGCCTTCGTCCATCCATGTCCACTGACGCTCGTCAGAATTAACGATCATCGGGAAGTAGTTGTGACCGACTTCGTGAATAACCACACCAATTAAATAGCGTTTTTCAGCCAAGGTATAGGTTCGACTGCCGTCTTCGTGCCACTTAGTACGCGGTCCGTTAAAGCTGATCATTGGGTATTCCATACCGCCAACTGGACCGTTTACGCTGATCGCCGTTGGGTATGGGTAATCGAAGGTATAGCGCGAATAAACGTCCATGGTGTGAATAACCGACTCAGTCGAATACTTCTTCCATAAATCGCCGCCTTCTTTTGGAAAGAAAGACATCGCCATGACCAGCTCTTGCTCATCGCCACCCTGGTGGTATCCTTTGGCATCCCACATAAATTTGCGCGATGACGCCCACGCAAAATCGCGCACATTTTCAGCGCTAAAGTGCCAGGTTTTGGTTTTGTTGGTACCCGCTTTTTCGTTTTCGAGCGCTTCTTCTGCGGTTACAACAAACACCGGACGTTTGGCATTTTCAGCTTTTTTAAGGCGTTGACGTTGCTCTTTGGTGAGTACCGAAGACGCGTTTTCTAAAACACCGGTAGAGGCGACAATGTGATCGGCAGGCACCGTCATTTTTACATCGTAATCACCAAACTCGAGGGTGAACTCACCGCGACCTAAAAACTCTTTGTTGTGCCATGCTTCGTAATCAGAAAACGCTGATACGCGTGGAAACCACTGAGCAAGTAAAAAGATGTCGTTGCCACCTTCGTTGGCATCATCTGGAAAGTGCTCGTAACCGGCACGTGCCGAAATCGCAT harbors:
- the nadK gene encoding NAD(+) kinase, encoding MSRLYKTIGLIGKPNHDGALATINTLHEHLTDLGYQVMVETKVSEQLNFDKSITFDIVDIGKQAQLAIVVGGDGYMLGAARVLANHDIAVIGVNRGNLGFLTDLSPDNVIEPLNQILAGNSNTEHRSLLFAEVYRHGQLKSANAAMNEAVLHPGKVASMMEFAVYLDDTFMFSQRSDGIIISTPTGSTAYSMSAGGPIMTPTLNALSLVPMFPHTLSSRPIVVDGDSHIKIVIGEKNHEELQVSCDGHVILAAMPGDEIHIKKSKYTLRLVHPLDHDYFNVLRTKLGWGNKVY
- the grpE gene encoding nucleotide exchange factor GrpE, with amino-acid sequence MTNESHKPEQQEHIEEPVVAQETEQVVEEVTAQQGNDETDSVDDQADVESLTEEQQRIIELEQKLATALATVDDQKDSVIRAKAEMDNIRRRSAQEVDKAKKFALEKFAAEMLTVVDNLERGLATINADDENQKATYEGVNLTLQGLLSGLDKFGVKAIDPQDQPFNPEQHQAMSMQPVEGVEANTVVAVMQKGYELNGRLIRPAMVMVSK
- a CDS encoding DUF6702 family protein, yielding MFKQSPLPTSLLTLLALVFCLICTTTRAHQQKQAYTSILFNDRNHHIEVSHRFYLHDAEHAIADILGSPADLVADKESQQRFANYIQKQFRLLNQHQQMLALGEVGFEVEGKFFWVYQEIAQPEDLTAIYISMRALQDVWPGQINQVNVEYTNVPTQGAKVRSVRLTSDDDWQRIDIER
- a CDS encoding M1 family metallopeptidase; translation: MKFKYILAAITACAAFTSSASSMAVKQTKGDFEDKFRQMEEILPTPNDYRNAAGEPGKQYWQQQVDYDIDVTLNEKARRLTAKQTVTYHNNSPYRLKYIWLQLEQNRFKRDSMSELSADFGGIGRRGPATEKPTADKPGKISFGELRKQHAYADNSYGYDVFTVTDQRGKEMKVTMVGAQARIDLPNALEPGEDVAFNIDFAFNIVEENAISARAGYEHFPDDANEGGNDIFLLAQWFPRVSAFSDYEAWHNKEFLGRGEFTLEFGDYDVKMTVPADHIVASTGVLENASSVLTKEQRQRLKKAENAKRPVFVVTAEEALENEKAGTNKTKTWHFSAENVRDFAWASSRKFMWDAKGYHQGGDEQELVMAMSFFPKEGGDLWKKYSTESVIHTMDVYSRYTFDYPYPTAISVNGPVGGMEYPMISFNGPRTKWHEDGSRTYTLAEKRYLIGVVIHEVGHNYFPMIVNSDERQWTWMDEGLNSFLDGVAGREWDPTIPWGVEPRDIVDYMKSDVQVPVMTQSDSVLRLGPNAYTKPAAALNILREVILGRDLFDFAFREYSQRWKNKRPTPSDFFRTMEEASGVDLDWFWYGWFYTTDHVDISVDNVYKLRLDTKNPDIDFDRRRQEELNKPSSLHVDRNEQEGIKTWLELNPDVRDFHDDNDRWTVTNKERNEYKEMLNSLEPWEREAFARAVKEDKNYYVINFSNLGGLVMPILLELTYQDGSVESMHIPAEIWRRSPKSVSKLIVTEKGKQLASVTVDPHWETADVDVHNNHFPRRIIESRVEAFKKEKSKKMEYRDIMHDSKTELTEPETKVFKK